A single genomic interval of Candidatus Margulisiibacteriota bacterium harbors:
- a CDS encoding stage 0 sporulation protein: MKSQLGINIRHFDKIYPIDNINFNIQINQHIVVDTSRGIECGIVKPRCKCAKKQRFELKINKIIRIADAADIKKLEALEGKESSALTIGMTKVEELNLPMRFVRVEYLFDDSKAIFYYKQNDENDKNGARKLNLSELIRQLASVLRIRLEMRQVGPRGEAKILGGVGNCGRGLCCSTWLTKSKPVTIKMAKEQSMSINIPKLSGVCGRLMCCLRYERQNYQEGVLIAADKEISGNYEEIFESGEEVVNE; this comes from the coding sequence ATGAAATCTCAATTAGGAATAAATATACGGCATTTTGATAAGATATATCCTATTGATAATATTAATTTTAATATACAAATAAATCAGCATATTGTCGTTGATACAAGCCGGGGCATTGAATGCGGTATCGTTAAGCCACGCTGTAAATGCGCAAAAAAACAGAGATTTGAACTTAAAATTAATAAGATCATTCGTATTGCCGATGCAGCTGATATTAAAAAACTGGAAGCTCTTGAAGGGAAAGAATCTTCGGCGCTAACTATTGGCATGACGAAGGTCGAAGAACTGAACCTTCCAATGCGTTTTGTGCGGGTTGAGTACCTTTTTGATGATAGTAAGGCAATTTTTTATTATAAACAAAATGATGAGAATGATAAGAACGGCGCTAGAAAGTTGAATTTATCAGAATTAATTAGACAACTGGCTTCTGTTTTGAGAATAAGGCTGGAGATGCGGCAAGTTGGGCCGCGGGGTGAAGCAAAGATCCTTGGTGGCGTAGGAAATTGCGGTCGAGGACTATGCTGTTCTACCTGGCTGACTAAGAGTAAGCCGGTTACAATTAAGATGGCTAAAGAGCAAAGTATGTCAATTAATATTCCCAAATTATCGGGTGTTTGCGGTCGTTTAATGTGTTGTTTGCGATATGAAAGACAGAACTACCAGGAAGGCGTTCTTATTGCTGCGGATAAAGAGATATCCGGGAACTATGAAGAGATATTCGAGTCGGGAGAGGAGGTAGTCAATGAGTGA
- a CDS encoding histidine triad nucleotide-binding protein, whose protein sequence is MSDCLFCNIVKGAIRANKVYEDENVLAFEDINPQAPVHLLIIPKKHIPTINDIEESDKALIGELVIVGKKLAKEKGLADDGYRLVINCNKSAGQLVFHIHVHLLGGRKLDWPPG, encoded by the coding sequence ATGAGTGATTGTCTTTTTTGTAACATTGTTAAAGGCGCTATAAGGGCGAACAAGGTTTATGAAGATGAAAATGTATTGGCATTTGAGGATATTAATCCTCAAGCCCCTGTTCATTTGCTTATTATTCCGAAGAAACATATTCCTACTATAAATGATATTGAAGAGTCAGATAAAGCTCTGATCGGAGAGCTGGTTATTGTTGGGAAAAAGCTTGCAAAAGAGAAGGGTTTAGCCGATGATGGCTATAGGCTCGTAATCAATTGTAATAAAAGTGCCGGGCAGCTTGTGTTTCATATTCATGTTCATCTGCTGGGTGGCAGGAAACTGGACTGGCCTCCAGGATAG
- a CDS encoding molybdenum cofactor synthesis protein yields the protein MFEFVIRSINTSNEKGTAKNPVDKAIIKKGLGIVADAHRGMKNREISLLSREEIDGFKPDLPDGSFGENFTIEGLDTSNIKLLDRMKLRDVVLEVSKIGKECHDRCHIYHSMGDCIMPKKGFFVRVIRGGGIVRPGAKAQYIPKTFKVAVITLSDRASQGVYQDKSGELITSQLQQYFASSDRQVLIDKIVIPDSSLKLISLFLKFIFKSYDIVMTTGGTGVSPKDITIGITRLFVKKEIPGIAEFIRNKYGQHNRNALTSRSLVGVNGKTLIFCLPGSVKAVNEYLAEIIPMLNHLFSMVHDLDMH from the coding sequence ATGTTTGAGTTTGTTATCCGATCTATTAACACGTCTAATGAAAAAGGGACAGCCAAGAATCCTGTTGATAAAGCTATTATCAAAAAAGGCTTAGGGATCGTCGCTGACGCGCATCGTGGAATGAAAAACCGGGAAATAAGCCTGCTTTCCCGTGAAGAGATAGATGGTTTTAAACCTGATCTTCCTGATGGATCATTTGGCGAGAATTTTACAATAGAAGGCTTAGATACTTCTAATATAAAGTTGCTGGATAGAATGAAGCTTCGGGATGTTGTCCTGGAAGTATCCAAAATCGGGAAAGAATGTCATGACCGGTGCCATATCTATCATAGTATGGGCGATTGCATTATGCCTAAAAAAGGGTTTTTTGTTCGGGTCATTCGTGGAGGGGGCATAGTTCGTCCCGGTGCCAAAGCTCAGTATATCCCTAAAACATTTAAAGTCGCGGTGATAACGCTTAGTGATCGGGCTAGCCAGGGAGTTTATCAGGATAAAAGCGGCGAACTTATCACTTCGCAACTACAACAATATTTTGCTTCAAGTGATCGTCAGGTATTAATTGATAAAATTGTAATTCCCGATTCATCACTAAAACTTATTAGCCTTTTTTTGAAGTTTATATTCAAAAGTTACGATATTGTCATGACTACCGGAGGGACCGGCGTTTCACCTAAAGATATTACAATAGGGATTACTCGCTTGTTCGTTAAAAAAGAGATTCCGGGTATCGCGGAGTTTATCCGTAATAAATATGGGCAGCATAACAGAAATGCTCTTACCAGCCGAAGCCTTGTCGGTGTTAATGGCAAAACACTTATTTTTTGCCTGCCTGGAAGCGTTAAAGCCGTGAATGAATACTTGGCTGAAATTATTCCGATGCTAAACCATTTGTTCTCTATGGTACATGATCTGGACATGCACTAA
- the lnt gene encoding apolipoprotein N-acyltransferase, producing the protein MMAAGQVFIIIVSAFLLGRSFYNYNMAFLAWGALVPYFFILFRMPTIKKAFFLSFTFGSIFYGTLFYWITIVSKWVGPLGYAGWLGTFLYLTLLFSVMGIFLYKICNSLWMKVFAPPLVWVLFEWLQSKGAFGQTAGSLAYSQKAEWLVSQSAAYGGIYLLSFIIVLVNSLILGIVLLRGAHKKNQILFSGYFLAAIIVLSSWMTFLHRDRHIDDITRSSTQALVFQPNVAQYKKLSYRYSFEIFQELYKDMNTMRLINADLYIFPESLIPGLYNQNELLYRQLAQLLPAKSYMLFGSNRRTPDKYYNSLFVMDQSGNNLQCYDKQRIVPFGEYMPFRKLIDHLLPETLQYMGADISPGDGIKLFSTSNHERFGVSICFESIFPEIFYQQHQNGSEFSVVVTNDGWFFDTIALKIHQNATAFRAVESRKQVLFCANTGISSIIQPSGKINRLIAYNSKGYMITKIKKNTGNTYYYKHFNLFILVCAMVLLLSIVGELFLRKRFLGIK; encoded by the coding sequence ATGATGGCTGCCGGACAAGTATTTATAATAATAGTATCTGCCTTTTTATTAGGGAGGTCATTTTATAATTACAATATGGCGTTTCTTGCGTGGGGAGCACTTGTTCCATATTTTTTTATCTTATTCAGAATGCCTACAATTAAAAAGGCTTTTTTCCTCAGTTTTACATTTGGCAGTATTTTCTACGGAACATTGTTTTATTGGATTACGATCGTCTCTAAATGGGTAGGTCCGCTCGGCTATGCAGGGTGGCTGGGGACTTTTTTATATCTGACGCTGCTTTTTTCTGTTATGGGAATTTTTCTCTACAAGATTTGCAATTCTCTATGGATGAAAGTGTTCGCTCCTCCGCTTGTGTGGGTGTTATTCGAATGGCTCCAATCGAAAGGCGCTTTTGGCCAGACAGCAGGGTCTCTGGCGTATTCGCAAAAAGCGGAATGGCTCGTCTCTCAATCTGCAGCATATGGCGGTATTTACCTTCTCTCATTCATTATTGTTCTCGTTAATTCACTAATCCTGGGCATAGTTTTGTTGCGGGGGGCACATAAGAAAAACCAGATTTTGTTCAGTGGGTATTTCCTTGCTGCTATAATCGTTCTAAGTAGCTGGATGACATTCCTTCACAGAGATAGGCATATTGACGATATCACCCGTTCTTCTACCCAAGCGCTGGTTTTCCAGCCAAATGTGGCCCAATACAAAAAGCTTTCTTATCGGTATTCATTCGAGATATTCCAGGAATTGTATAAAGATATGAATACTATGCGGCTGATTAATGCGGACCTTTACATTTTTCCAGAAAGCTTGATTCCCGGGCTGTATAATCAAAATGAACTTTTATACCGGCAGTTAGCTCAGTTGTTGCCAGCCAAAAGTTATATGCTCTTTGGTTCCAATCGAAGAACTCCTGATAAATACTATAATTCACTGTTTGTTATGGACCAGAGTGGAAATAATCTTCAATGCTATGATAAGCAACGGATTGTTCCATTTGGGGAATATATGCCATTTCGAAAATTAATTGACCATTTATTGCCCGAAACTCTCCAATATATGGGTGCAGATATTTCTCCCGGTGACGGGATCAAATTGTTTTCTACCTCTAACCATGAGCGTTTTGGTGTTTCTATTTGTTTCGAATCAATATTTCCAGAAATTTTTTATCAGCAGCACCAAAATGGGAGCGAATTTTCTGTTGTTGTGACCAATGATGGCTGGTTTTTTGATACCATTGCACTTAAAATCCATCAGAATGCTACTGCGTTCAGAGCCGTTGAATCGAGAAAACAAGTACTTTTCTGCGCTAATACCGGCATATCATCTATAATACAGCCTTCAGGGAAAATTAACCGGTTGATTGCGTATAATTCTAAAGGGTATATGATCACAAAGATCAAAAAAAACACTGGAAATACCTATTATTATAAGCATTTCAATCTGTTCATCTTAGTATGTGCAATGGTATTGTTGTTAAGTATTGTTGGCGAGTTGTTTCTTAGAAAGCGTTTTCTGGGTATAAAATAG
- the rpsU gene encoding 30S ribosomal protein S21 codes for MAELRKNPEDSIDKVLRQFKKKLKEEGLIEELRKREFYEKPSEARKKKIRAAIRRQQRKSDRD; via the coding sequence ATGGCGGAATTAAGAAAAAATCCGGAAGATTCAATCGACAAGGTGTTGCGTCAGTTTAAAAAGAAATTAAAAGAAGAGGGCCTTATCGAAGAGCTTCGCAAAAGAGAGTTCTATGAGAAACCTTCGGAAGCAAGAAAAAAGAAAATAAGAGCAGCTATCCGAAGACAGCAACGCAAGTCCGATAGAGACTAG
- the moaC gene encoding cyclic pyranopterin monophosphate synthase MoaC, whose amino-acid sequence MGEFTHLDDQGKVAMVDVSKKPKQSRIAVASGSIRLAKETILKIMENEIAKGSVLVTAQIAGIQAAKKTSDLIPLCHPIFLSNISVKFEINEESIVSIAQAKAVDVTGVEMEALTAVSVSLLTIYDMCKAVDKAMVIGDITLLKKEKTNV is encoded by the coding sequence ATGGGCGAATTCACACATCTTGACGATCAAGGCAAGGTCGCAATGGTAGATGTTTCGAAGAAACCTAAACAGTCAAGAATTGCTGTCGCATCAGGCAGTATTCGATTAGCCAAAGAAACAATCCTGAAGATAATGGAAAATGAGATCGCGAAAGGGAGTGTCTTGGTTACTGCCCAGATTGCGGGGATTCAGGCAGCAAAGAAAACCTCTGATCTGATCCCGCTCTGTCATCCGATATTTCTAAGTAACATCAGCGTTAAGTTCGAAATAAATGAAGAGTCGATAGTTTCGATTGCCCAGGCTAAAGCTGTTGATGTTACGGGAGTAGAGATGGAGGCACTGACTGCCGTGAGTGTCTCTCTTTTAACTATCTACGACATGTGCAAAGCTGTCGACAAAGCTATGGTAATTGGAGATATCACACTTCTGAAGAAAGAGAAAACCAATGTTTGA